A single genomic interval of Mucilaginibacter robiniae harbors:
- a CDS encoding outer membrane beta-barrel protein, whose product MKKVLSTLSLFGCIMLSLTARAQQVKTYIGISAGVMNPYSEFKQADYGTTTSPNNKAGFAKKGPVFAIDGAYYFYKNLAIAGLVSFQDQGQLNSDDETNLSNGYRENFGSYQSTVTASNRYHNINALLGPQYTFTYKGFNLDLRAMAGVVKSLSTPEIKVYLTNYNGQQIESFTQSSSKSTAFAYAGSVGLRYNFGKVIGIALRENYVATPTGVAITTSERNTNTGRLVTNQRISEFQTTLGLIINLKTTEK is encoded by the coding sequence ATGAAAAAAGTTCTATCTACACTATCACTATTTGGCTGCATAATGCTGAGCCTTACTGCAAGAGCCCAACAGGTTAAAACTTATATAGGTATATCGGCAGGTGTTATGAATCCATATAGTGAATTCAAGCAAGCTGATTATGGCACTACTACTAGCCCTAATAATAAAGCTGGCTTTGCTAAAAAAGGTCCTGTATTTGCAATTGATGGTGCATACTACTTTTATAAGAACTTGGCCATAGCTGGCTTGGTTTCTTTTCAAGATCAAGGTCAGCTAAACTCTGATGATGAAACAAACCTTTCTAACGGTTACCGAGAAAACTTTGGTTCTTATCAATCTACAGTTACAGCTAGCAACCGTTACCATAATATCAACGCATTGCTAGGACCTCAATACACATTTACCTACAAAGGCTTTAACTTAGATTTACGTGCAATGGCTGGTGTAGTAAAAAGCCTTTCCACACCGGAAATTAAAGTATATTTAACCAACTACAATGGTCAGCAAATTGAATCTTTTACACAAAGTAGTTCAAAATCAACAGCATTTGCTTATGCGGGCAGCGTGGGCTTACGTTATAACTTTGGTAAAGTAATTGGCATTGCATTACGTGAAAACTATGTTGCTACACCAACAGGTGTCGCCATCACCACTAGTGAACGTAACACTAATACTGGCCGATTAGTAACTAACCAACGAATTAGCGAATTTCAAACTACTCTGGGCTTAATTATAAATCTAAAAACAACAGAGAAATAA